The Mustela lutreola isolate mMusLut2 chromosome 3, mMusLut2.pri, whole genome shotgun sequence genome includes a region encoding these proteins:
- the RNF139 gene encoding E3 ubiquitin-protein ligase RNF139, translating to MAAVGPPQQQVRMAHQQVWAALEVALRVPCLYIIDAIFNSYYDSSQSRFCIGLQIVLRLLGIFVSSIVLILSQRSLFKFYMYSSAFLLAATSVLVNYYASLHIDFYGAYNTSAFGIELLPRKGPSLWMALIILQLTLGIGYITLLQIHSIYSQLIILDLLVPVIGLITELPLHIRETLVFTSSLILTLNTVLVLAVKLKWFYYSTRYVYLLVRHMYRIYGLQLLMEDTWKRIRFPDILRVFWLTRITAQATVLMYILRMANETDSFFISWDDFWDLICNLIISGCDSTLTVLGMSAVISSIAHYLGLGILAFIGSTEEDDRRLGFVAPVLFFILALQTGLSGLRPEERLIRLSRNMCLLLTAVLHFIHGMTDPVLMSLSASHVSSFRRHFPVLFVSACLFILPVLLSYVLWHHYALNTWLFAVTAFCVELCLKVIVSLTVYTLFMIDGYYNVLWEKLDDYVYYVRSTGNIIEFIFGVVMFGNGAYTMMFESGSKIRACMMCLHAYFNIYLQAKNGWKTFMNRRTAVKKINSLPEIKGSRLQEIDDVCAICYHEFTTSARITPCNHYFHALCLRKWLYIQDTCPMCHQKVYIEDDIKDNSNISNNNGFIAPNENPEEDVRDAAAESDRELNEEDSTDCDDDVQRERNGVIQHTGPAAEELNDDTD from the exons ATGGCGGCGGTGGGGCCCCCGCAGCAGCAGGTGCGGATGGCCCATCAGCAGGTCTGGGCGGCGCTCGAGGTGGCGCTCCGGGTGCCCTGCCTCTACATCATCGACGCCATCTTCAACTCCTACTACGATTCCAGCCAAAGCcggttctgcatcgggctccagaTCGTCCTCCGGCTCCTTG gtatatTTGTATCCAGTATTGTTCTGATCTTGTCACAACGATCACTTTTCAAGTTTTACATGTACAGTTCAGCCTTTCTCTTAGCTGCAACTTCAGTGTTGGTAAATTATTACGCTTCTTTGCACATTGACTTCTATGGTGCCTACAACACATCAGCTTTCGGAATTgagctgcttcctcgaaaagggcCCTCACTATGGATGGCACTCATCATTCTACAGCTGACCTTAGGGATTGGATACATCACACTACTACAGATTCATTCCATCTACTCACAGTTAATTATTTTGGATCTCTTGGTTCCTGTAATAGGCTTAATCACAGAGCTGCCATTACACATCCGAGAGACTTTagtttttacttcttctttgattCTCACATTAAACACAGTGCTCGTCTTGGCAGTGAAACTTAAGTGGTTTTATTATTCTACACGGTATGTTTATCTTTTAGTGAGGCACATGTATCGAATTTACGGATTACAGTTATTAATGGAGGACACGTGGAAGAGGATTCGTTTCCCAGATATCCTGAGAGTCTTTTGGCTAACAAGAATTACAGCTCAGGCTACAGTGTTGATGTACATTTTAAGGATGGCAAATGAAACggattccttctttatttcttgggATGATTTCTGGGACCTCATTTGCAATCTTATAATTAGTGGATGTGATTCTACACTAACTGTACTGGGCATGAGTGCTGTAATTTCCTCAATAGCCCATTACTTGGGCCTTGGAATATTGGCCTTTATTGGATCAACTGAAGAAGACGACAGGCGGCTTGGCTTTGTAGCGcctgttctcttttttattttggctctTCAGACTGGTTTAAGTGGGCTGAGACCAGAAGAGAGACTTATTCGCTTAAGTCGAAACATGTGCCTTTTATTAACTGCAGTCCTGCATTTCATCCACGGAATGACAGACCCTGTATTAATGTCTCTCAGTGCCTCTCATGTGTCATCCTTCCGTAGACATTTTCCTGTGCTCTTTGTCTCTGCTTGCCTGTTTATTCTTCCTGTTTTACTCAGTTACGTTCTTTGGCATCACTATGCACTAAATACATGGTTGTTTGCAGTGACGGCCTTTTGCGTGGAACTCTGCTTAAAAGTAATCGTTTCTCTCACTGTGTATACATTATTCATGATTGATGGCTACTATAATGTCCTTTGGGAAAAGCTTGATGATTATGTCTACTATGTTCGTTCAACAGGCAATATTATTGAATTTATATTTGGAGTAGTAATGTTTGGAAATGGGGCTTACACTATGATGTTTGAGTCAGGAAGTAAAATTCGGGCTTGTATGATGTGTCTACATGCATATTTTAACATCTACTTACAAGCAAAAAATGGCTGGAAGACATTCATGAATCGTAGGactgctgttaagaaaattaaTTCACTTCCTGAAATAAAAGGGAGCCGCTTACAAGAGATAGACGATGTGTGTGCGATCTGCTATCATGAGTTCACAACATCTGCTCGCATCACACCGTGTAATCATTATTTCCACGCACTTTGCCTTCGGAAATGGCTGTACATCCAAGATACCTGTCCAATGTGCCATCAGAAAGTGTACATCGAAGATGATATTAAGGATAATTCAAATATCTCTAACAACAACGGATTTATTGCACCCAATGAAAATCCAGAGGAAGATGTaagagatgctgctgctgaatcCGACAGGGAACTGAACGAAGAGGACAGTACAGACTGTGACGATGAtgttcaaagagaaagaaatggagtgATTCAGCACACGGGCCCAGCAGCTGAAGAACTTAATGATGATACTGATTAA
- the TRMT12 gene encoding tRNA wybutosine-synthesizing protein 2 homolog, which translates to MEREGGKPAAVVAVVTEPRFTQRYREYLEKQKLLDRRHRVEKMPDGTVALPVRGETLPEQHLHELRDRVAPGSTCTVTQLLHPVPSKAAQGCSPAQRLCLEVSRWVEGRGVTWSAELEADLPRSWQRHGDLLLLSEDCFQAKRWKHLEPELWETVASALGVRRVAKRGRVSPDGARTPAVTLLLGDHGWVEHVDNGIRYKFDVTRCMFSFGNITEKLRVASLPCAGEVLVDLYAGIGYFTLPFLVHAGAAFVHACEWNPHAVAALRKNLDINGVADRCKIHFGDNRKLKLSNIADRVNLGLIPSSEEGWPIACQVLRHDAGGILHIHQNVESYPGKNHQPPGSSEMEKEHWPYPQQMITNHCTNGATRDSRGKRLSAATKPEWQRWAESAETRLATLLQQVHGTPWKTQILHIQPVKSYAPHVDHIVLDLECRPCPLVG; encoded by the coding sequence ATGGAAAGGGAAGGTGGGAAGCCTGCGGCTGTTGTCGCGGTTGTGACTGAGCCTCGGTTTACCCAGCGATACAGGGAATATCTCGAGAAGCAGAAACTCCTGGACAGACGGCACCGTGTAGAGAAGATGCCGGATGGCACGGTGGCGCTGCCGGTGCGGGGAGAGACTCTCCCGGAGCAGCACCTGCACGAGCTGAGGGATCGTGTGGCTCCCGGCAGCACCTGTACAGTGACGCAGCTCCTGCATCCTGTCCCCTCAAAGGCGGCCCAGGGTTGCTCACCTGCCCAAAGGCTGTGTCTTGAAGTGAGTCGCTGGGTAGAGGGCCGGGGAGTGACGTGGTCAGCTGAGTTGGAGGCTGATTTGCCCCGATCTTGGCAACGACATGGCGACCTCTTGTTGCTGAGCGAGGACTGTTTCCAAGCCAAGCGATGGAAACATCTGGAACCAGAACTCTGGGAGACTGTTGCGTCGGCACTTGGCGTCCGTCGTGTGGCCAAACGAGGGCGGGTATCCCCAGATGGCGCTCGAACGCCAGCAGTGACTCTGCTGTTGGGCGACCATGGCTGGGTAGAGCATGTGGATAATGGGATCCGGTATAAGTTTGACGTGACCCGGTGCATGTTCTCCTTCGGAAACATCACTGAGAAGCTTCGAGTGGCATCGCTGCCCTGTGCTGGAGAAGTGCTGGTGGATCTCTATGCAGGGATTGGTTATTTTACATTGCCCTTCCTCGTCCATGCTGGCGCTGCGTTCGTCCATGCCTGCGAGTGGAACCCCCACGCTGTAGCTGCGCTGAGAAAGAACCTTGATATCAATGGAGTGGCAGATCGGTGCAAAATACACTTTGGGGATAACAGAAAACTGAAGCTCTCAAACATTGCAGACCGGGTGAACCTGGGGCTGATTCCCAGTTCTGAAGAAGGCTGGCCCATTGCCTGCCAAGTGCTGCGGCACGATGCTGGGGGCATTTTGCATATCCACCAAAATGTGGAATCTTACCCAGGCAAGAACCACCAGCCTCCGGGAAGCAGTGAAATGGAGAAGGAACATTGGCCTTATCCTCAGCAAATGATCACCAACCATTGTACAAATGGAGCAACCAGGGATTCTAGGGGGAAAAGGCTATCAGCAGCCACCAAACCAGAATGGCAGAGGTGGGCCGAATCTGCAGAAACTCGTCTTGCCACCCTTCTTCAGCAGGTGCACGGGACACCATGGAAGACACAAATCCTGCACATCCAGCCAGTGAAATCCTATGCTCCCCACGTGGATCACATAGTGTTGGATTTGGAATGCCGCCCCTGTCCTCTAGTTGGCTAG